The Zingiber officinale cultivar Zhangliang chromosome 2A, Zo_v1.1, whole genome shotgun sequence genomic sequence TCGAATAAGAATCAAGCACAAACATGTCATAGAAATAAAAGACGGGCATATCCATAAAGTTTTATATCAATTCATATCACAACTACTCTCTAGTTCTAGAACAaagaagatctactccattgcaaaggaatAACAAACCAAGAATACAAAATAAAACATTCTATACAACTCTAAATGGATGATAAAGGAGAAGAAATGCTTATCACAGAGTTTGTCGATGTCTTCGGGATGCTTCCTTGCCCCGAAGGTGGACGAATGGTGCGGATTGACAAAAatggaagctctagggtttcgccTAGAAGGcaaaaccctttcccaaggaaagGGGTGGAGACCCAAATCAAAGATGTGTCAAGGGGGGAGAAAATCCTCTTATATAGGATCGGGGGTGTGTGCCCTGGCCATCGAactcacacgaccatgcctttTGGCACGGTCGGACTGTGCACACCACGTAAGAGCCCACACAGCCGTGCCTGGTGGGCACAGCTAGGCTGTGTGCACTTCTAGAATAGAGAGGCACAATCATTCCATTTGGTACGGCCTACCTGTGTGTTCTTTTTGAATGTCCGGCatggccatgccatttggcatggctgGCCCATGTGGCCGCTTATTGAGGAGGCACGGTCGTTCCTCCTCACACTATCGAGCCATGTGAATCTCTGAAATGAGGGCCATGGCCTGCCCATTGCTGGTTTCCATAAGAGCTTTTCCCTTGCGTTCTTTTTCGCTCCCTATTAATAAATGCACAAAAAGAGCAAATCTCTAGGCAAACGAGGAATAATGCTAATAAAATGATGAAAAAAAGTGTAATAACATAAATCAAATATAGGAAATACAAGTGAATATGCGTTAATAATGATCTAAATGCATATATAACCTACACACATCGcaccccagacttaaatttttatTTGTCCTCGAGTAAAAATCTGTAATCTAAATCCATGTATCAATgtagtgcatcataatccctagtgatTTAATCTAACTCTATCAAATAGTATCATTGGTGAGCatgatatcaaaataatttgagtatgacctaagaaGTAGTTCTCCTTGCTCGATGCGATGAGTGGTCAAAGCTTTTCAACTTTCAAATTTTATGTCTAGTCAAATCATCATCTAACTAATTTCCTTGTAATCTCGATGATAGGCATTTATCTGCCACATGCTTGATTTATCTTTCTCAAACTACCTAAGGTATCAAAGGTGTGCTCGGAATCAATAGAATCTTAGCATTTATTTtttcagtaacctaactcggtcttaaaAGGATAAATattagattccactcacgataatTATTTGTAATCACTTATTCaattcaatttatatatatatatatatatatatatatatatatatatatatatatatatatataattcctaTTTTTTATAGTGCTTTAATAGTGTAGCACTAACACAAATGCAAGTGTATATACATGCAAATGTTGGGATacgatttttttcaaatgaatttaattGATCTGAGTCATATCGAGTAATCAAAATGTAGTTTAGGAGATCACCTTAGGACACGCGTTCTAgcaagttctatgaatcatgactctTTACAAAGTGACCTACTGTTCAAACTTGGCTAAGTGGAGAGAAATCCTAAAATTAGGCCAACATTCAAATATTTCCAATAAAAGTAATGTTCACTTCATGCTATTAAAGATAGAGAAAAACTATTCAATAAGCATACTAACACTAAGGATTGAAAACATAAGTGAAGAATAAACGTGCTAGAATTTTTACAATAAGGAATAAACAATTATAATGTAATGAATGATATaactagaaaattttattatacaaaaagaaaatatgacaaaaaactaaactaaattagtacaccccccccccctctaacttaaactctttattATCCCAATGAAAACCAAAAAATAATATGGAGGAGATATAAAGTAAGAGAAGGTACTAAATTATGTGTGTCAAATGTCAAAGTTATTAACTTCTCCATCAGGTAATCGTACTCTTCCTAATCTCTGAAtcctacaaaaataaaacaagaaatatTAAGAAGAGGGATTAGGGTAAtgaaaaagaaaggaaaggaagtactaaaatgaaaataagaaaaaacttAGATCgtctcccaagaaacacttaTAGGTCGTCTCCATTGTTCGTCCTACACAATACGTATATAATGTTACATAACATGATAGTTGAGGACGAGGAGGATGCAGTAGGAAATTGGTCAGATGAAGATGGTAATGATCCTCCTGCACAGATAAATTAAGGTTCGACTGAAGAATTCTGAGAGTACATAAGGAAAAATTATGAGCTACGTGATAATCAAGTGCATCATCAGCTTCAAGCCAATTTAGTTGAGCACATATGGACACACTATGGCTGCGATGAATAAAGagtaatttattaattttgaagcACTTAATTATCTAATGTTTTATTTTATACAATATTTTGTAATACATCATGAAACTCTTAATCTTGCACCACTTCTCTTTATTACatgatcaataatttttttttatcaaattattatttttacataaataaatgtaaaaaatttaaaatactaataaaattataaattaaattaaaatattaattattattatatatagagtaaatgaaattataaatagagataagtgaaaataaaaataaaaataaaaataaatacattgATAGTGGggttataaaaaattattgaagagGTTTATGATAGTGGAGAGAGCTTTTTAAAATGAGTgagatttttaacttttgatatgATAATTATGTGActgaatataatttttttaagagaTTTACGACTTCGGATGCCCTTAATCTAATCTTAGGAAGGTGAACCTTAGAGAAATTATAATCAATTTTAATAGAATTTCAACTGCGATTCAAGATGTAAATTACCAAAGAGAGCAGAAAAAAAAACTCAAGAATCGCAGATCAGAGAGAATATGGGCTCTGTTTTTTTAGTCAGGTCTCAGATACCAGCTAGCAAGGAAAGTGAATCGGAAGGCGCATCACGAGTGATTTTGTGAATTCCAAAGCGGCCAATGTGAAAATCAACCGTTCACATCAACCGTACTGGGGCGGCGTTAAACTATTTTAGTTATCAAGGGTTAAGAAAATAGGAACGACGGTCTCCTCGCTCGTCCTCGTCATGATACGGAAATCCGGCGACAAGCGGCGACAGCCGGCGGTATGGCGGCGATGCCGCACTCTCCGCTCCCTGAAGCAAATGCACGCCCTTATGGTCGTCCGTGGCTTCCTCTCAGATGCCTCCTCCCTCGGCGAGCTGCTCTTCTCGTCGTCTGTGTCCGTCGCGGGCGCCGTGACCTACGCCCTCCAGTTGTTCGATCAGATCCCCCACCCGGACCTCTTCATGTGGAACACCGTCATACGCGGCGCTTCCCACTGGACGCCCTCGGCCGCCATATCCCTCTTCTCCCGCATGGAGAGGGCCGGCGTGAGGCCCGATAATATCACTTTCCCTTTCCTACTCCGCGCCTGCACCAAGCTCTCCGAGAGCTTCCTGGGCTCCCAATTTCATGCCAAGATCACAAAATCCGGTCTCGAGTCTGATTCCTTCGTCAGGAACGCCCTGATCAACATGCACGCCAGTTGCGGCGACTTGGCGGCAGCGTCTGCGCTCTTCGATGGACCTGCGCGACACGACGTCGTCGCATGGTCCGCGATGATCGCGGGATACGCGAGAAGAGGTGAGCTGAGCGTTGCAAGGCAGTTGTTTGAGGAGATGCCCTCCAAGGATTTGATCTCCTGCAATATTATGATCACTGCGTATGCTAAACAGGGGGAGATGGCTATGGCCCGGCAGTTGTTCGATCAAGTTCCTGTGAAGGATGTTGTGTCGTGGAATGCGATGATTGCCGGCTACGTGCACTGCAGCGAGCACAGGCGAGCACTGGAGGTGTTTGAACAAATGCATCTTGCTGGAGAGCAGCCTGATGAGGTTACCATGCTGAGCTTGCTGTCTTCCTGTGCTGATGCTGGTGTTATGGATGTCGGTAGGAGGATACATGGTTCCCTGATGGAAATGTGTTCCAGAGGCAGGATTTCGATACGCCTCAGCAATGCTCTGATAGACCTGTATGCAAAGTGCGGGAGCATTGAAAGAGCCATAGAGATCTTTGTTGGCATGAGGGAAAAGGATCTGTCCACTTGGAACTCGATCATCGGAGGGCTAGCTGTGCATGGACATTTTCGAGATTCAATCAATATATTCGAGAACATGATTGGAATGAAATTGAGACCAGATGAGATCACTTTTGTGGGTGTCTTGGTTGCTTGTAGTCATGGTGGGATGGTCGAAGAGGGAAAAAGATACTTCTATCTTATGCAGAATAAGTACGGGATCGAGCCAAATGTTAAGCATTACGGTTGTATGGTAGACCTACTTGGGCGTGCAGGGTTACTGGAAGAAGCATTTGAATTTATAGATCATATGAAAATTGAGCCGAACCGAATAATATGGAGGGCACTGCTTGGATCTTGCAGGATTCATGGCAATGTCAGGTTGGCTGAGAGAGCTAATGAAGAATTGCTGAGGATGAGGAATCATGCTAGCGGTGATTATGTGTTGCTATCCAATGTTTATGCTTCAAGAGGAGAGTGGCGTCGAGCAGAGCAGGTGAGAAAGTTAATGGATGATAGAGGTGTCATCAAGGAGATTGGTTCTACTCTGTTAGATACTGATGGCAAAGAGATTTTTAATTTCATGCCAAAGAGGAAGCCTGGTTTAAGGATCGATGTGGCTGTTTAGTCGATATTCACTTTGACCTGGATGATCTATACTATCAGACTGATGTTTCGGAATACTGGTTCTTTTAGTCTGAGAGATTCCATATAAAGGATCGGAAATGTTGTCTTTGCTGTCCGCAAGCAACTTTCTTGAAGTGTTACTATGGATTAAAATCTGTTGAAATTTTCCAAATTGGCAAATAGACTGCAATGTTGTCTGGTGTACTGGGAGGATAAACAACTTACACAATATCAATGACAGTCTGTACTTGCAATATGGATGATCATGGGATCTACCACGATGGAACTCTTAAGAAAGCAAGAGGTAAGCtctcattttcttttatttttttccaactAAACAAATAAATAGGAAAGAGTACAGGTAGATGTTGCGCCAATTTCTCAGATTTGCAGCATTAGAAGTTTCAAGTTTCAATTGTTTTCAAAGTGTTCAAAGTAGACAATATTGTTATTTACTTTTCTAGTGCAATATCTCAATGTTAAGCTGATTAATATAACATTtgcaaggatgaagagaaaaaacAAATCTATATCAACATTGTGTTTATCTAAGTATGCAAGCAGACGGATAAAGGTGTTCTCCCCTTGTTTATCGATCAATCCCTTCAGGCATCCTCAATTTTTACTTTGACACTTGCATGAAAACCAGGATATGGTTCGTATCCACATATATTTTTCAGAACCTGGACTTATGAACCTGTGTTAGTTGTTTCCATGCAACATAGTtgcaaaaaaaatatagaattttgGTAATTACCTCTAGTAAAACGAAGAATGGAGCTGTCAGTAAGGTCTCCACAAGGTTGTCAAGGAGAGCTGGAGCTCTTTTCTGCCAGACACAAAAAAATATAGGTCCAGTTGTTTCTAATCAACAATTGTCttgttgcaaaaaaataaaaaaaatggagaTGAAGTTACGAGGGAGTACCTCAAAGAGTAGGTGACCTAAAATTTGCGCCGTCCAGCAAAGTAGCTGAGCCGCCAGAACAACCTGTATGGGAGAATCCCATGATCATTACGTTTCAGCTAGACTAGAAAACTCAAGCATACATTAGCTTCTAATTCGATGTGTAATCTTGTTCATTAGGATGACAAAACATAAAGCATCAAAGACATAATCTTCTATATTATGATCTGTTGTTATGCTTTATTAAATACTAAATAACATGTACTAAACCTGTTTTATATATCAAACACAAATGATTCTGAAATTGTGAAGGTTTTGTGCAGTGCCCTTACAATTTGCTGTGCAAGTTAGTTCGCTAAAAAATGAGTTTCAAATCATTTTGTAGAAACAAAGCTCTTGAATGCTCTAGTCAAAACAAGTTAGTTACTTACCTTTCATTAGAATTGATGTTATTACTTTATCATTGACATGCTCTGGGGAAAGTGAACGAATAAACTCATGTGCTGGAACAAGATCTATGATCTTGTAAAAGTCCTATGGAATTTTGGATCTTGTTTTCTTTGACCTTATGATTTTATGGTATTTCATATCGAGTTACCTGGTCCATATTTATGAAGTTCAAAAAGTCAGGTTGGTTCTCGAATCTGACAGATTGCTATTGTTTTAATTGCAGGGAAGAGGAATGTTTGATCAGCTGTTGCTGTTGCAAGTAACTTATAAATACCATTCAAATGCGATCGAGCATGCGAGCATATGAATATGAAACTTCCTAGAAGCAATGCCAAAGATATTGAGAAGTAATATTGAAGAAATCATGCATTGACTGACTACGCAAAGTCATCATACCTTCCAGGCAAGAGAAAAACCAAGCTGGCTCGCAAGGCAGCCGCTACCAATCCAGCAGAGGATGCAAAGAACAGCAGCAAGGGATCCAGCTTTCCGGTCCATCGACacatagaaaagtccaagcatcACCACAAAGACAAACCCAAGGTCGAGAGCCAGGACCTCCCCTCCAAGCCAGGCAGGGAGGAAGAAGATTGGAGTGGTGAAATGGCAGAGGATAAGAGAGGTGTAGAAGATCGGCCAGATGAAGAGGCTGTGGATTACAACATTTGCTGGGTTGCTGTGGTATGCTCCATAGAATTCAAAATGTTTCTCCAAATCCAACAGATCTTTGGCCACCAGTGAGAAACAAGGCAGCCTCTGCCTTTGGCATTGAGACATTGTGGCCATTACTGAAGAAACACACACAACTTCTCCAGAGGAGAAGATCTATTGAACTCTACAGTAGGCTAAAATTACAGTTTTTTATCCCTTTTGTAGTCGTAGATGATGAGAATGAAGATTAAAATGGAAAATTTTGGGATATGACCCTGCTCTCTGATGTCTGTGGGTAGGTAGATGATGCATTCAATCCGTTGGCTTTATTATTTTCGGCACAAATTTGTTTTCACTTAAGCCCTGTTTAATTGAGCGGATGGAAATGAAAATTGTAGAAAAATTCACGGTACCTCtgcttacttaaaaaaaaaaaaaaaaggtgaatgCTTTCCATTCTTCTGTTTATCTAATGGACAGATGAATTTAGGAATCTATTTgcggattttttattttttttaatagttttttttcCTCCCAGATTCGGCAGGAACTGGAAGTAATTGCCTTCCTTCCAACTCCCATCTGTACAGCTGGATTTCCTATATATACaaagatataaaataaatatttagtgttaatttttttaacaaaatttattAGAGGGGAAGGttatgataaattttttttttatttttttttaaatataaattttttttaaaaaaactaaagatgaaacaacctactttttgaaaaaaaaaaatatttaatgatagtttaaatttatcaaaaaaaaataattagaattttttttcggGCCATCTGTCTATCCCCTAATTATTATAAAAGATCATTTATGAATTAATATtacaaattctttaaaaaaattagatcCGTAATCTTAGCGGCCCCTAATGTCGGCCTCATGAATATGAAGGGAGATAAATATAAATACACAGGTCATAGACGCATGGTAGGATAAATCTCAAATTGTCAGTCCCTGATAATTGACTTTTGACCATTACGTCAAAAATATCATGCGTCCATCGTCTACGCTACATCCTGAGACATgcaaattctttttaatttgtaTTCAATATCCAACTCTGCTATTGCATTTGATGGTAGTTAGAAAGAACTTTTATATTGTTCatgataattttatattttctaatCTTTCTAGAATTTGATGGTAGTTAGAAAGAACTTTTATATTGTTCATGACAATTTTATATTTTCCAATCTTTCTAGATTTGTTTTCAAGACAACCATGGTTCAATAACTGAGAACTGAGTTGTGGGAGCTTGCTCTTTGGCAATAACTTTGAAAATCTTTTCCCTGGATGAAAAATCATAGTGAACGACAAATGAAAGCTTCTATGGGGTGAAAGTTATTTCCCTACCATCGGCTCTACTCCCGCACAAACCCCCCACTTCCAAGTTCAATCGCCAACTTGTCTCCATCACCTTCATGGTCATCATGTCAATCAGCTCGGCCAACCTCTACCTCCATAGTCATGACCCCCTTATTCACTCTGGTTGCTTCGCCCTCGTGTTTCTAGTTAGGGATGGTAACGGGGCGGGACGGGGACGGGGACGGGTTTGTCATTTTCATTCCCGTCCCAttttcattttttcgggttcggagATTCTccaaacccgaacccgaacccacggggatCAAATCCTCATCCCCGTCtcatttccaaatttaatttatattattattattattattattattattattattattattattattatttaataattattattaatgataatattaatattaatattaatatcaatattaataatattattattaataatattttcaaagtttttaatattaatattaacactattattaatatttttttaaaaaatcatattattatttattaatattattaaaaataatattcgaGACGGGTTCAAGGATGATGATAGTATTCTCATACCCGTCCCATCCTCGAAAAATCGAGAATTCTCATCCCTATTTCAAATTTTCCCCGTGAAATCCTAAATTCACAGGAAAAATTATCATCCCTATTTCTAGTTATCCTTGCCCCTGCCAATGCCCCCACCTCAACCAACATCGACGCCCTCTTACATGTGTTGACAAGCACTGAAGTCTTGATTTTCCTTAAATTGTTATCATATGGCAAAAGCATCATTCAGAAGATCAAGGATAACAGAGTATCTTCCATAGAAACTCATTTGAATGTGTGAAATAAGATAACATAAGGTAcatcagaatcaaacctaagttttgatattgttaaatgttcaaattaaatcttattgtgatctaacaagttgactgaatatgcaggctatttactcaaccggAAAAGTCTTAATTGGAGACTAAACAGAAAAGACTTAACAGATCGTGAAAGTCAGGCGAAAAAACCAAGTGTGTTGAGAGGATTCAACACTTATGAAGAATCTCGATAGGTTTAGAGGACCATAGATCGAGAGAAAGCCCTGGGTGACCGATCCAATGCTAAACGGTAAAGTTTAAACATGTCTGGaagaccatgtttggcaggtagattgaggtaaacaactggaggagcgacagtgaggtcgtgttcttgATAGGAAGAgtctaaggtcgctgatccaactgaagaaatcgagaaagttttcaagttgagaccaagacaattctactgtctaatacttctcatgcattatatattactgtgatAATCTCTGTTTTGCAAGAAAATTCTgtataactctgttttgcaggtctggcctgatcgatcgaccgaacagaagGATTGGTCGATCAAATAGGAGGATCAATCGATTAAACAagaggatcagtcgatcgaacaggaGGATGGATCGAtcgaacaagaggatcggtcgatcgaacaaggctAACTCAGATCAGAGACAAGTTCAGACCAAAGTAGAGCAATATCTGATcaaggcatgatcggtcgactgaaccaaagaatcggtcgaccgaaccaaaggatcggtcaaccgaacactaATGATGTAGCAAAAATCAGTTGATCAGAAGCAAACATGGGAAGCcaacttgatcggtcgaccgaacccagggatcggtaaCCCGGACGATCATCACATTAAAGGCATATTAAGTGTGAATCTCAACAAACAGGGAA encodes the following:
- the LOC122041272 gene encoding pentatricopeptide repeat-containing protein At5g15300-like, with the protein product MIRKSGDKRRQPAVWRRCRTLRSLKQMHALMVVRGFLSDASSLGELLFSSSVSVAGAVTYALQLFDQIPHPDLFMWNTVIRGASHWTPSAAISLFSRMERAGVRPDNITFPFLLRACTKLSESFLGSQFHAKITKSGLESDSFVRNALINMHASCGDLAAASALFDGPARHDVVAWSAMIAGYARRGELSVARQLFEEMPSKDLISCNIMITAYAKQGEMAMARQLFDQVPVKDVVSWNAMIAGYVHCSEHRRALEVFEQMHLAGEQPDEVTMLSLLSSCADAGVMDVGRRIHGSLMEMCSRGRISIRLSNALIDLYAKCGSIERAIEIFVGMREKDLSTWNSIIGGLAVHGHFRDSINIFENMIGMKLRPDEITFVGVLVACSHGGMVEEGKRYFYLMQNKYGIEPNVKHYGCMVDLLGRAGLLEEAFEFIDHMKIEPNRIIWRALLGSCRIHGNVRLAERANEELLRMRNHASGDYVLLSNVYASRGEWRRAEQVRKLMDDRGVIKEIGSTLLDTDGKEIFNFMPKRKPGLRIDVAV
- the LOC122043719 gene encoding 2-hydroxy-palmitic acid dioxygenase MPO1-like, whose translation is MATMSQCQRQRLPCFSLVAKDLLDLEKHFEFYGAYHSNPANVVIHSLFIWPIFYTSLILCHFTTPIFFLPAWLGGEVLALDLGFVFVVMLGLFYVSMDRKAGSLAAVLCILCWIGSGCLASQLGFSLAWKEVSYSYARMLDRI